In Aulosira sp. FACHB-615, the DNA window GGAACACAGAGAGTTTTTGTTTTTTATCTGCGTTTATCTGCGTTTCATTATTTTCTAAATACAATGACTGAGGAACGAGAAAGAGCCGATAATGATTCGCCGTGGAAAGAAATTTTAGAAGCATACTTTCCCCAAGCAATGCAGTTTTTCTTTCCCCAAACAGCAGCCCTAATTAATTGGGAACGCCCCCACGAATTTCTCGACAAGGAATTTCAACAAATTGCCCGCGAAGCCGAACTTGGAAGAAGATACGCCGATAAATTAGTTAAAGTTTGGCAAATTGATGGGGAAGAAGTTTGGTTGTTAATTCATGTCGAAATTCAGGCGAAACCAGAAGATAACTTCGCCGAAAGAATGTTTTTGTATAACCTGCGAATTTTTGATAAATTTGCCAAACCAGCCATCAGCCTAGCAATTTTATGTGACGCTGACTCTACTTGGAGACCGAATCAATACAGTTACAATTATCCTGATTGCAGTCTGATTTTTCGATTCGGCACTATCAAATTGCTAGATTATCAAAATCTCTGGACAGAATTAGAAACCAGCAATAATCCTTTTGCGACAGTTGTCATGGCGCATTTAAAAACGCAGCAAACCAGCAAACAGCCAGGAGAACGGAAAAATTGGAAATTCAGCTTAATTCGCCGACTTTATGAACAAGGGCTAGAAGAAAGAGACATTCGTAACCTCTATCGTTTTATCGATTGGGTTATGATTTTACCAAAAGCATTAGAAGCAGAATTTTGGCAAGACTTTAAGTTATTCGAGCAGGAGCTTACTATGCCTTACATAACTACAGGCGAGCGCATTGGCTACGAGCGAGGCAAGGAAGAAGGTAAACAGGAAGGTAAACAAGAAGGTAAACAGGAACAAACACAAATACTTGTCTTACGACTACTGCAAAGAAGGGTGGGCAATTTACCCGACGAAGTTCGTCAACAAGTTCAAGGTCTTTCTTTAGAACAATTGGAAGCACTGAGTGAGGCTTTATTAGATTTTAGTGCGATCGCTGATTTACACAACTGGTTACAAACCAATCAAGCAGTATAGTTTAACTTGGAAATTAAATTACCACAGGCGATCGCCTGTAGTGAGGCTTTATGAAATTTTAGTGCGATCGCTGACTTACTCAACTGGTTACAAGCAAATCAAGCAGGATAGTTTAAGTTTTGTAACTAATAAAAGTAAAAAATAATCCTCACTTCTTTTGGTGAACCTAAAGCTAAGAGTTTCTCAAAAAAATAATCAAGAAATTCAGAACCAACAAATTCTCTATAACTTTCTACCCAACTGACTTGTACATTATCTGATTTAGGAAGATAATTCGAGTTTAGAGAATAGCAGTGCGCGTTTTCTGGCCATTGTTCGTAAGGAAATGGTTGATTACTAGAAAACAAGTTTGCGTACTGTGGTTCAACCAAGCCGTAAAATTTAATGAGTTTTTCCCAATTAAAACTAATCAGTTCTTGAACCAAAAGCCAAGACGCATTCCAACAATTATCATCTTCAATTTCAATATAAGTTTTTAAGAAAGGTGAAAGGTCTTTTGGCAACCCTCGTGGTCGAGATATAGGTATAATATCTACACCATACAACTTTAAAAATCTTTCCCGGCGCACACCTGCTAGAACAGCAAAAAACCCATAAGGTCTGCCGATATCTATGATTTCTAAAGTAGATAAATCTTGATGTGACTCCTTACTTAAATCCTCAGTTATTGATAATAGTGTCCATTGTCCATCCTGTAGACGTTCTGAAAATATTTTAATATCAGTACCCATAATTCGTACAGCCAAATTTAATTTTTGGTAAAGGCAAAATGAAAGTAATCAAAAAGCATAATATAAGTTAAATTACTACAGACGATCACATAGGGCGAGGCTTTATGAGATTTGAGTGCGATCGCTGATTTACACAACTGGTTACAAACCAATCAAACAGCATAGTTTAAGTTTTGTAACTAATAAAAGTAAAAAATAATCCTCACTTCTTTTGGTGAACCTAAAAGTAATAATTCTCCAAAAAAATAATCAAGAAATTCAGAACCAACAAATTCTCTATAACTTTCTACCCAACTGACTTGTACATTATCCGATTTAGGAAGATAATTCGAGTTTAGAGAATATAATTTCGCTTCCTCTGTCCATTGTTCGTAAGGAAATGATTGATTACTAGAAAACAAGTTTGCGTACTGTGGTTCAACCAAGCCGTAAAATTTAATGAGTTTTTCCCAATCAAAATTGAGCAATTCTTGAACCATAAGCCAAGAAGCATTCCAACAATCATCATCTTGAATATGTGATTTCAAAAAAGGTGAAAGGTCTTGTGGAAGACCTCGTGGTCGAGATATAGGTCTGATATCTGCACCATACCACTGTAAAAATCTTTCTCGACGGACACCAGCTAGAACAGCAAAAAACTCATAGTGTGTGCCGATATCTATTTTTTCTAGAGGTGAAAATTCTG includes these proteins:
- a CDS encoding DUF4351 domain-containing protein, whose protein sequence is MTEERERADNDSPWKEILEAYFPQAMQFFFPQTAALINWERPHEFLDKEFQQIAREAELGRRYADKLVKVWQIDGEEVWLLIHVEIQAKPEDNFAERMFLYNLRIFDKFAKPAISLAILCDADSTWRPNQYSYNYPDCSLIFRFGTIKLLDYQNLWTELETSNNPFATVVMAHLKTQQTSKQPGERKNWKFSLIRRLYEQGLEERDIRNLYRFIDWVMILPKALEAEFWQDFKLFEQELTMPYITTGERIGYERGKEEGKQEGKQEGKQEQTQILVLRLLQRRVGNLPDEVRQQVQGLSLEQLEALSEALLDFSAIADLHNWLQTNQAV